TTGCTTTGATACCAATCATTGCTACTGGGTAGCTTTCCATAATTGTTAGTTTCTGAAAAAGAGTCAAATTGTTTTGTCCAGCAGTTTTAAAAAATTCAGTTTGAGTTACTCCTGGAGATAGAGCAGTTATTTTTACTTTGGTATGACGAAGCTCATAATTTAATGCTTCTGTAAAATAAAGTACAAAACTTTTTGCTGCAGAGTAAGAAGCGTATGTAGGTGCTGGTTGATAGGCTCCAATGGAAGCAACATTGAGAATATAACCAGAATTTCGTTTTACCATTTCTTTTGCAAATAATTTTGTTAAATGAACTAAATTAAAAATATCTAATGTGAGCATGTCTTTTTCTTGTTCCCAAGAAATATCAACGAAATTACCATAAAGACCCACTCCTGCATTATTAATAAGAACTTCTACTTCAATATCTTTATTTGTTATCTCTTCGTAAAGTTTTTGAGGAGCATCTGGAATATTAAGATTCATGGAAATGACTTCTACTTGAATTCCATATTGTTCATGGAGTCTTTTTTTTTGCTCCTCTAATCGATCTAATCTTCGAGCAACTATAATCAAATTACATCCAAACTCTGCTAAAATGTTAGCAAAATCCACTCCTATACCACTCGATGCTCCAGTAACCAAAGCATATTTCCCTTTGAAATTTTTCATAATTCACTTCCTTTTATTTCTTTGTAAAGAAGTTTCCTAATCGGTACTTCAATAATTTTATCAACACCTCATCCATATATTCATATTCATCTGGGATGTTTAAACAAATGATTCTTTGTTGATTAAGGTGTTTTCTGAACTTTTTCTGCAACTTGTTCCTATGCGTTTTCTCCATTACGAAAATATAATCTGCCCATTCAACTAATTCTGGGGATACGGTAACAACAGCATCATTATTAACCCTGCTGATCGAACTTCAAAACCATCTATGTCGCTGAATATTGATTCCGCTGTAGGACTCCTTAATTTATTTTGACTGCACAAAAACAAAACGTGCTTCATATAGAATTATACCATTTGTTAGGCGATAATGAATATGTCTGCTATTTTTAAGTTTATTAATGTCATAGGGAAACGTATTTATCAAATGAAAAAAGTTAACACCTCAGACTTAATTTTGATAAGAAAAATAGCACTGTTGATGAAATAACTTAGAAACAGAAAAACAACTCTTTATATTTATATATAAGCTTAGAAAATATTTTAGAGATAAGTTTTTATTGCAGGTATAAGTATTGTTATTACTGTTTTTTTTACAACCTTTTTTGTTATATTTAAAAACTTTATGAAGACCTTTTGATAAATTTGGATTTTAATATTTCTATTTAATTGTGAATTAATTTAAAGACTTGAACGCGCAAGTTTTGCAGTCATTCGTTAAAAAGAATAAGAAACATAAAGTATCTGCTAATCGCCGTTAAAGACCAATTATCTCTAAAATTTTGATTAATATATCTAAAATAATTTTGTTAAAATCAGTCGCATTTCCCATTGTTGCAGATAATACGAGTAGGAGATTCTACTTTAAAGTCTTTCACTTTCCGGAGTATTTCTTCCCGTCTGGGTACTAAACTTTTTATATATTCAGTAGTGAATTTAGACCATACTCCTTTGTA
The Desulfobacterales bacterium genome window above contains:
- a CDS encoding SDR family oxidoreductase, producing MVTGASSGIGVDFANILAEFGCNLIIVARRLDRLEEQKKRLHEQYGIQVEVISMNLNIPDAPQKLYEEITNKDIEVEVLINNAGVGLYGNFVDISWEQEKDMLTLDIFNLVHLTKLFAKEMVKRNSGYILNVASIGAYQPAPTYASYSAAKSFVLYFTEALNYELRHTKVKITALSPGVTQTEFFKTAGQNNLTLFQKLTIMESYPVAMIGIKAMLKGKPSVIAGWMNALSIFFYRFMPRRLTTMIASFAMKYGAD